The Aythya fuligula isolate bAytFul2 chromosome 1, bAytFul2.pri, whole genome shotgun sequence nucleotide sequence AAAACACACCAGGTCCTGAATTCATCCACAGATATGCCCGATAGAACCATAACTTCAGTTGTTTTACAGACTCATTCCTTTGTTCTAAGTTGGTCACTTGAAGCCCTTCACTGGTATAAGccagaaaaagcaagagaggaTTTAAGTTTAAAGGTTTGTCTCCAAAATGTTCAGCAACTGATCTACAGTTTATCtattttaattgtgtttaaaagcaaactCACTTTTTACGACGACGCCCATACAACTCGCGTCTCAACTCTCGAGAAATGGGCTTCAAATGCATGAAGTTGCAGAAACCTCCTCGTGTACACTCCCTGAAACAGAATACAAGAGACAGTTAAAATTCTCAGCTCTACACCAGATCAGTTTGCCCTAAGCCCTACCTAGTAGACCTTCAGCGATTTACAAGTTAATCACCTCCCGTGCTAAGAGCAGTAAATCACCATCATTTACTGAAACTGACTAGCTCCTAgatcaaaatgcagaaaatggcaAATGTCAAAATGCTGCCTGCAGGTCCTCCTGGTAACAGGACATTGATCATAATGTTACCtgaagcctctttttttttccccttcctacTCTAAGCTACACATAAAACCCACACCCCACGCAGCCATCTTATCTGTGCAGGCATTGTACAGGTAAGCCAACAGGAAGTCACTTTTTACCCCATTTCATATTGACGGCAACAGGCCTCTCTGAAGTCGGTCACAGGTGAAAGCTCAGCATGAATGGGCTGTCCATTAAACCAGCGATTGTTCAGGTCAATCACAgccttttctgcatcttcttcACGGCGAAACTAAGGGCAAAATTAACACATTTGCTCATGttacagagaagcagcagaagtagATCAAAGACTCCTGTCAAATCAGCTTCACCGTACCTGTGGCCTAAGGCTAGCAATCAAACTAGAAGCTACTTACGAGTTCCTGGGACAGTCAAATCAAAGGTAAAAAAGTTAGCTCCAAATCCTCATCAATGGAAAGCTAATTGCAACACCAATATTATCTTCTTTGTTATGTTCTATTTGGCCTTTTTAGTTTTGCAGCTTGCATTACAGAATGTGAGAACGCTGTCTTCTTAGTACAACTTCAAGCAAAGGCGAATCCTTTGGAGTACCTTCCTATATTGCCAACGATCCAAAGGTAGTAgtcatttttcagtcatttaagagaaattaagagaaatcaGCATGAGAACTGAAATTCTCACTCATTTAAATTATGATGGCCTACACAGACAAGAATTTTAGGCCTCAAAGTACTTCCTTGTTATGGGAATGTACAGTAAAAAGACTCAAACAATCTCGCTCATTCTACCCGTATTTAAGGTCAGTTTACACCTTCAACCAGCCAGCTACTGCCAAATGTCAACTGGTTACAAGAGGTTTGGTGTAATTGGGAAGTCAGAAAAGAAGTGTACCTGTTGAAAATGAACACACCTGTTGAAAATAAACCTCTGCTCATAGTGAGATGCTTTAACAGCAGGATGATGGGAAGAAAGACCCACAATTAATCTTGGCAAACTAAGCAGTCCATCAGTGGAGACTGTGTTGATTCTACTATTTTCACTTTCCAATTTATATTGGGAAGTCGGAGAGAAGTTTAGGACCTGAGGACCTTCACAAAAATTACGTGAGTACAGCACCAGTTAATTATTATTCAGTAcacaataaacatttatttttatcctacCTTTACGTATACGTTTCCAACTAGATGGTCTCCAAGGTTATCACAGACGTTCATCTCTTCAACCTCGCcgtatttttcttccatttctgtgaaGACCTCCtaaacacaaaccaaacaattaaaaaaataaaattttaattttaattttggggCACATTaactaaaatacagaagtaataCATTTAACTGATAATAAGTACAAAAGAAagttgttcttaaaaaaaaaagtcttcacatttctgattttaatattGGTACTTGCTTGGCCTGTTCTGTGTCCATCTCTAAGCACAGCGCTAACAGGATACAATAAGTAGCTATGGAAAACATTAAGCATATGGTATTTAGGGAACACAGAACATGCACTGTAAATACTAAATATAAGTCTCTCGGCTATAGTATTCCTTAGATTTATTTCTATACAAAGaattacacattttttgaaTTTGCAGAAGAGAAGATTACAGAAACCAAATGCTACATGGCTTAGGCTgctgatttttaaacaaagcctACTACTCACAGCAAAGCTAAAGGCAAACCAACTGAAGGTTATACCAGCAAACACTTAGTATTGAAAGTTTCAAGTTTTTATAAACACCTAAGGAAACCAGTTCTTTTCTCTGAATCTATTTACTTGTGGTATACGCTGAATCTAACTTATTTGCTTCTAGAAATTCGAGAATGCTTTGATACATTTTGAGCACTGCTTTTTCCACATACCTCAAAGAATTCATCATAATGTTCCTGCATCTCAACATCACTCACTGCACCTGTAAAAATCAAGAGTCATATCGATTAGAGCCCGTaataaaggaagaagagattCTGATTATACTACAAAACATAATCTAGAGATGCCGTCTGGAGCATAAAGGACACCATATAGCATTTTGCTAACTAAtaggaatattaaaatatgtgtGAACAGTTGTAAGTCCCCCTAAGTATTATGTCAAAACGCTATATTGACATGATCAAATCCAAACAAGTTTTAAATCGGAACCACACTTGTATGCCACAAATTtcaagggaggaaggggaaaggaactGCTTTGAAATATCACTTCAATTTGATGTACAATCCCACTATCTACCAACAGTTTTACCTAAACAGAAGGCAAGTGTTTTGTCATATCTGCGTATTTCTAAGGATGATCACAATTTAGTGTTTCTCTTCCTATatgcagaatttcattttaacaagTCCACCTCTCCATCTCCAGCACATGTACACCAGAATTTGGGAGTTCACGATGTGAAACaactcagaattattttatttatttatttttaaagaatttgcTCAGAAGAGTTACTAAAATGAGTTTCCTCAGTGGTCTCAAAGAAGGGTATCACAATGCTTTGTGacagaaagcaatatttttgtttgagtATCACTGAGTTTTTCTATATTCCtgcaaaaaaagtaatttagtGCAAGGTAAGCCAGCTATATAGTCAGGTTATTTTCATGCTCCAAGCTGGACTTCACAAATGAGTGCTGCTTGCCTGCTGCTACAAGAAACAATATAAGTTTGGCTGATTTTTCAGAggattaagaaacaaaaaatgagtttcatttatttctgtcagtctacagcactttaTGGTAAATTAAGCTGTATACATTAAAGCCTATTGTATTAGCTCTTCAGCAGCTAAGTGGTTTATAAAGATCAAGCAGAGGAGTTTTAAAATGAACCCCGCATCTGATGctagaaaaatattccagccTTTAAATTACAAACACTGCTGTTTTAGTTCACAGAATGTGAAAGAAACCGAGCCAACAAAGCAAAGTTTATTCAGTTTGGGCTGCTATGAAAAAACAGATGCTTTGAGCTCAAGCATTTTTGGCTAACAGTACCACTTGGAAGaacatgacattttttcttcaaagtcaCTAATAGTAACCAGCCACACTCTGgaactgcaattatttttcttccacccAGCTGCCTCCTGAAGAAGGCTACAGGAGGGGCTTGTCATGTAGTGCAGGCTAACAATGTTTCTGGATTTGAAacatgtttgcttttcagagctttcttcttccccaccgCTTCGTCATGGTTATACAGCAAATTAAGGAAATACCAAACATTAAACCAGTACTTCTAGACAGTTAATACTTAACTGTATTCTCAAGGTGGTGCCAACACCACTTGTAACAGCTTACTATTATCTAAGGATTTattcactgatttatttttaagatatcaGGTAGGGCTCCGAGAGCCACACAgggaataattaatttttaccAAATGGACAAGTGCTAGAAGCTTGTAAGGAGATTGATTCCATTGTCAAATTAAGAGATCATCAGCAACAGTTAGTTAACGACTACACGAAGGTCCTTCTAAGTGGGAAGCATACATATGCACAGGCTTTACAAACGTTCATATCCCAGGGCCACCGGTATCTGAACCTTGAGCAGCCCAACAACTACTTAATATACTCAGAAAAACTACTGCTGTTCAAAACTAAGGTTAATCCTCTATGACGGCAATAGAAAGGAAGACAGTtaagcaacaacaaacaacgCATTAAACAGCTACCCAAGTTATTCGTTTAAAATACATGCAGTACTTAAGTAGGGacaaaaaaaatggggaaaaaaaaaaaaaaaaaaacaacaacaatcatGGAGCTGGGAGTTTCAGCAAACCTACTGGTAACAGAGCTCCAGCTCTACCACACGAGGTATAGTTAGGCTCCGTTAAATGACTGCCCACTCGTCAAGACAAACTAAAGTCGGATACCAGTATTGA carries:
- the U2AF1 gene encoding splicing factor U2AF 35 kDa subunit isoform X1 produces the protein MAEYLASIFGTEKDKVNCSFYFKIGACRHGDRCSRLHNKPTFSQTIALLNIYRNPQNSSQSADGLRCAVSDVEMQEHYDEFFEEVFTEMEEKYGEVEEMNVCDNLGDHLVGNVYVKFRREEDAEKAVIDLNNRWFNGQPIHAELSPVTDFREACCRQYEMGECTRGGFCNFMHLKPISRELRRELYGRRRKKHRSRSRSRERRSRSRDRGRGGGGGGGGGRERDRRRSRDRERSGRF
- the U2AF1 gene encoding splicing factor U2AF 35 kDa subunit isoform X2 → MAEYLASIFGTEKDKVNCSFYFKIGACRHGDRCSRLHNKPTFSQTILIQNIYRNPQNSAQTADGSHCAVSDVEMQEHYDEFFEEVFTEMEEKYGEVEEMNVCDNLGDHLVGNVYVKFRREEDAEKAVIDLNNRWFNGQPIHAELSPVTDFREACCRQYEMGECTRGGFCNFMHLKPISRELRRELYGRRRKKHRSRSRSRERRSRSRDRGRGGGGGGGGGRERDRRRSRDRERSGRF